The genomic DNA CCGTTGCCGGGCTGGTCGTGCTGATCATCGCCGTTGCGTTCGGCGTGCGGTGGTGGATGCGACGACGACGCCGGGCGCACGTGCAGGCCCGCCGCGCAACCGGCTGGGCGATCCGCCGCCGAAAGAATGCGAACCATGAGTCAAACTGAAGCCGATGCTTATATGCAGCCGTACCGTGAAGCGCATGAAGACCACGGTTCGGACTTCGCCGTCACACTTTGGGCCAGCCCGAAAACACAAAAGCGGCGGTTCGAAGTGTTCACGCAGATGTGCTTTCTCGCAGGCAAGCGCGTGCTCGACGCGGGCTGCTCGCGCGGCGACTTCGCCGAGTACCTGATCAAGCACGACGTGCCATTCGGAAAGTACATCGGCATAGACGGCCTGTCCGAGGTGATCGACTACGCCGAGCAACGCCAGATGCCGCAATGCGAGTTTCATCACGGCGATTTCGTCACGCATCCCGAGTTGCTCCGCACGGGAAAGCCGCAGGTGATTGCGATCTCCGGCACGCTGAACACGATGAGTGACAAGCTTTCGTTGCGCGTGCTCGACGATGCATGGCAGGCGGCGGGTGAAACGTTGATCTTCAACTTTCTCTCGGATCGCTGCGGGCCGAAAGCCCCTGCGCAACTGCCGCCCGCGCGTCGACTGGACACAGCCGCGATCTTCGAATGGGCGCTGCAACACACATGGGACGTGCAGTTCCGACAGGACTACTTCCAGCACGGCCACGACGCGACAATCCTCATGCGCAAAGGCTAGTTCGCGTGTTCATGGTTGTGCTGCGGTTGCGAAAGGTCGCGAATGATTTCGGCACGCCAGACATCG from Phycisphaerales bacterium AB-hyl4 includes the following:
- a CDS encoding trans-aconitate 2-methyltransferase, which codes for MSQTEADAYMQPYREAHEDHGSDFAVTLWASPKTQKRRFEVFTQMCFLAGKRVLDAGCSRGDFAEYLIKHDVPFGKYIGIDGLSEVIDYAEQRQMPQCEFHHGDFVTHPELLRTGKPQVIAISGTLNTMSDKLSLRVLDDAWQAAGETLIFNFLSDRCGPKAPAQLPPARRLDTAAIFEWALQHTWDVQFRQDYFQHGHDATILMRKG